Proteins found in one Muntiacus reevesi chromosome 2, mMunRee1.1, whole genome shotgun sequence genomic segment:
- the SIX5 gene encoding homeobox protein SIX5 codes for MATLPAEPSAGPAAGGEAVVAAAAAATEEEEEEARQLLQTLQAAEGEAAAAAGAGAGETAVKVEGPGSPGVPGSPPEAAAEPPTGLRFSPEQVACVCEALLQAGHAGRLSRFLGALPPAERLRGSDPVLRARALVAFQRGEYAELYRLLESRPFPAAHHAFLQDLYLRARYHEAERARGRALGAVDKYRLRKKFPLPKTIWDGEETVYCFKERSRAALKACYRGNRYPTPDEKRRLATLTGLSLTQVSNWFKNRRQRDRTGGGGGGAPCKSESDGNPTTEDESSRSPEDLERGAAPAAAEGPAPGSIFLAGAAPPAPCPASSSILVNGSFLAAGSSPAVLLNGSPVIINSLALGEASGLGPLLLTGGAPAPQPSPQGANEGKTSLVLDPQTGEVRLEEAQPEALETKGAQVTASGPPGEEVPAPLPQVVPGPPPAATFPLPPGPVTSMAAPQVVPLSPPPGYPAGLGPTSPLLNLPQVVPTSQVVTLPQAVGPLQLLAAGPGSPVKVAGASGPANVHLINSSVGVTALQLPSATTPGNFLLANPVSGSPIVTGVAVQQGKIILTATFPTSMLVSQVLPPAPSLALPLKPDTAISVPEGALPVATSPALPEAHALGTLPAQQPPQPPPAAAAPSLPFSPDSSGLLPGFPVPPPEGLLLSPAAVPIWPAGLELSAGTEGLLEEEKGLGTQAPHTVLRLPDPDPEGLLLGATAGGEVDEGLEAETKVLTQLQSVPVEEPLEL; via the exons ATGGCTACCTTGCCTGCGGAGCCGAGCGCGGGGCCGGCGGCCGGGGGGGAGGCAGTggtagcggcggcggcggcggcgaccgaagaggaggaggaggaagcgcGCCAGCTCCTGCAGACTTTGCAGGCGGCCGAGggtgaggcggcggcggcggccggggccggggcgggcgAAACGGCGGTGAAAGTGGAGGGCCCCGGATCCCCAGGCGTTCCCGGCTCGCCCCCCGAGGCCGCTGCCGAGCCGCCCACGGGGCTCCGCTTCTCGCCGGAGCAGGTGGCGTGCGTGTGCGAGGCGCTGCTACAGGCGGGCCACGCCGGCCGCTTGAGCCGCTTCCTGGGCGCACTGCCCCCGGCCGAGCGCCTACGTGGCAGCGACCCTGTGCTGCGCGCTCGGGCCCTGGTGGCTTTCCAGCGAGGCGAGTACGCCGAGCTCTACCGGCTGCTCGAGAGCCGCCCCTTCCCCGCCGCCCACCACGCCTTCCTTCAGGACCTCTACCTGCGCGCGCGCTACCACGAGGCCGAGCGGGCCCGCGGCCGCGCGCTGGGCGCGGTGGACAAGTACCGTCTGCGCAAGAAATTCCCGCTGCCCAAGACCATCTGGGACGGCGAGGAGACCGTCTATTGCTTCAAGGAGCGCTCCCGCGCCGCGCTGAAGGCCTGCTATCGCGGCAACCGCTACCCCACGCCGGACGAGAAGCGCCGCCTGGCCACGCTCACCGGCCTCTCGCTCACGCAAGTCAGCAACTGGTTCAAGAACCGACGACAGCGCGACCGgaccgggggcggcggcggcggcgcgcccTGCAAGAG CGAGTCTGATGGAAACCCCACTACGGAGGACGAGTCCAGTCGCAGTCCTGAGGACCTGGAGAGAGGGGCGGCTCCGGCGGCTGCCGAGGGCCCAGCGCCAGGCTCCATATTCCTGGCCGGGGCCGCCCCTCCTGCCCCgtgccctgcctcctcctccatcctGGTGAACGGGAGCTTCCTGGCGGCCGGCAGCTCTCCAGCAGTGCTCCTCAATGGGAGCCCCGTCATCATCAACAGCCTCGCACTGGGCGAGGCCTCCGGCCTGGGCCCCCTGCTGCTCACCGGGGGTGCCCCTGCTCCGCAGCCCAGCCCCCAAGGGGCCAACGAGGGCAAGACCTCCCTGGTCCTGGACCCTCAGACTGGGGAGGTTCGTCTGGAGGAGGCTCAGCCTGAAGCCCTGGAGACCAAGGGGGCTCAGGTGACTGCTTCAGGGCCGCCTGGAGAGGAGGTCCCGGCGCCTCTGCCCCAAGTGGTGCCTGGCCCCCCTCCGGCAGCCACCTTTCCGCTGCCCCCAGGACCAGTGACCTCCATGGCTGCTCCCCAAGTGGTGCCACTTTCCCCGCCCCCTGGCTACCCTGCTGGCCTGGGCCCCACCTCCCCACTGCTGAACCTGCCCCAGGTGGTGCCCACCTCACAGGTGGTGACGCTGCCCCAGGCTGTGGGGCCGCTGCAGCTGCTGGCAGCTGGGCCAGGCAGCCCAGTGAAGGTGGCTGGTGCCTCGGGCCCTGCCAATGTGCACCTGATAAACTCCAGCGTGGGCGTGACTGCGCTGCAGCTGCCTTCGGCCACTACCCCAG GAAACTTCCTGCTGGCCAATCCCGTGTCCGGCAGCCCCATTGTGACAGGTGTGGCCGTGCAGCAGGGCAAGATCATCCTCACCGCCACTTTCCCCACCAGCATGCTGGTCTCCCAGGTCCTGCCGCCcgcccccagcctggccctgcccctGAAGCCGGACACAGCCATCTCAGTGCCTGAAGGAGCCCTCCCAGTGGCCACcagccccgctcttccggaggCCCACGCCTTAGGCACACTTCCTGCGCAGCAGCCACCCCAgccgccccccgccgccgccgcccccagcCTACCCTTCTCCCCAGACTCATCTGGGCTCCTACCCGGCTTCCCGGTGCCCCCGCCGGAGGGGCTGCTGCTGTCGCCCGCGGCCGTGCCCATCTGGCCAGCCGGGCTGGAACTGAGCGCTGGCACTGAGGGGCtgctggaggaagagaaggggctggGGACACAGGCCCCCCATACCGTGCTGAGGCTGCCAGACCCTGACCCCGAGGGGCTGCTTCTGGGGGCCACCGCGGGGGGCGAGGTGGATGAGGGGCTGGAAGCCGAGACCAAGGTCCTGACGCAGCTACAGTCAGTGCCTGTGGAAGAGCCCTTGGAACTGTGA